A DNA window from Eretmochelys imbricata isolate rEreImb1 chromosome 3, rEreImb1.hap1, whole genome shotgun sequence contains the following coding sequences:
- the LOC144262795 gene encoding uncharacterized protein LOC144262795: MQSSSAEVTMMESQNRKRAPAWTEREGMKDRGHNRDPKQCRVKLKELRQAYQKTREANGRSGSEPQTCRFYDELHAILGGSATTTPAVLFDSFNGDGGNTEAGFGDEEDDDDDDEVVDSSQQASGETGFPDSQELFLTLDLEPVPPEPTQHCLPDPTGGEGTSAACVSMITGSSPSQRLVKLRKKKKNALEMKCSPSSCCPPTLTEHRRMRGGK, from the exons atgcagagctcatcagcagaggtgaccatgatggagtcccagaatcgcaaaagagctccagcatggaccgaacgggag ggcatgaaggacagaggccataacagggacccgaagcagtgccgcgtgaaactgaaggagctgaggcaagcctaccagaaaaccagagaggcgaacggccgctctgggtcagagccccaaacatgccgcttctatgatgagctgcatgccattttagggggctcagccaccactaccccagccgtgttgtttgactccttcaatggagatggaggcaatacggaagcaggttttggggacgaagaagatgatgatgatgatgatgaggttgtagatagctcacagcaagcaagcggagaaaccggttttcccgacagccaggaactgtttctcaccctggacctggagccagtaccccccgaacccacccaacactgcctcccggacccaacaggcggagaagggacctccg ctgcatgtgtttcaatgatcacaggatcttctccttcccagaggctagtgaagcttagaaaaaaaaaaaaaaacgcactcgagatgaaatgttctccgagctcatgctgtcctcccacactgacagagcacagacgaatgcgtggaggcaaataa